The Streptomyces sp. NBC_00162 genome window below encodes:
- a CDS encoding NAD(P)/FAD-dependent oxidoreductase, giving the protein MTKPESAGYDYDVVISGAGLAGSAAAILLARRGVRVALLERRSDPEAYKVLCTHSLTASAYPVLDELGLVPALEKAGAVRNQARWYTRWGWIEPRAAPAGPELPYGYNIRRSTLDPLIRSHAAETPGVDLLLGHHVSGLVREAERTVGVRASTPQGEREIRARLVVGADGKDSAVAKLAGVPARQYENARFGYLAHFRNLPLPGGISHAWFLEPDMAYAFPNDDGVTVLAVLPEKKRLPAFRQDLEGSFLEFVRALPEAPLIDSAERITKIIGTVDYPLHSRKPTAPGVALIGDAALTGDPLWGVGCGWALQSAQWLAEAVAPAATGRGDLDRSLVVYARRHRRRLRGHQYLAADFAKARPFNPMERLMFSAAARDESAARHMHLFGSRLIGPLRFLNPVALAKAAAVNIRHRGATPPAAHHSHTES; this is encoded by the coding sequence ATGACCAAGCCTGAGAGCGCGGGATACGACTACGACGTCGTCATCAGCGGGGCCGGCCTCGCCGGCAGCGCCGCGGCGATCCTGCTGGCTCGACGCGGTGTCCGCGTCGCACTGCTGGAACGCCGCTCGGACCCCGAAGCGTACAAGGTGCTGTGCACCCACTCCCTCACGGCCAGCGCCTACCCGGTGCTGGACGAACTCGGCCTCGTCCCCGCGCTCGAGAAGGCGGGAGCAGTCCGCAACCAGGCCCGCTGGTACACCCGTTGGGGATGGATCGAGCCGAGGGCCGCGCCGGCGGGCCCCGAGCTGCCGTACGGGTACAACATTCGGCGCAGCACCCTCGACCCGTTGATCAGGTCCCATGCGGCGGAAACCCCTGGCGTCGATCTACTCCTCGGTCACCATGTGAGCGGGCTGGTCCGGGAAGCCGAGCGAACCGTGGGGGTGCGCGCGTCAACACCACAGGGCGAGCGCGAGATCCGGGCCCGCCTGGTGGTCGGCGCCGATGGCAAGGACTCGGCCGTGGCGAAGCTCGCCGGGGTGCCTGCCCGGCAGTACGAGAACGCGAGGTTCGGCTATCTCGCGCACTTCCGGAACCTTCCGCTGCCCGGCGGGATCAGTCACGCCTGGTTCCTCGAGCCCGACATGGCGTACGCGTTTCCGAACGACGACGGGGTGACGGTCCTTGCGGTACTCCCGGAGAAGAAGCGGCTGCCGGCCTTCCGGCAAGACCTGGAGGGCAGCTTCCTCGAATTCGTCCGCGCCCTGCCCGAGGCACCGCTCATCGACTCCGCCGAACGCATCACGAAGATCATCGGCACTGTCGACTACCCGCTCCACAGCCGCAAGCCGACCGCACCGGGCGTCGCGCTCATCGGCGATGCCGCCCTGACCGGCGACCCCCTGTGGGGAGTGGGATGCGGGTGGGCTCTGCAGTCCGCGCAATGGCTGGCCGAGGCGGTCGCCCCGGCCGCAACCGGTCGGGGCGACCTCGACAGGTCGCTCGTGGTGTACGCACGCAGACACCGGCGCCGGCTGCGCGGTCACCAGTACCTGGCCGCCGACTTCGCCAAGGCCCGCCCCTTCAATCCCATGGAGCGGCTCATGTTCTCGGCGGCAGCGCGCGATGAGTCGGCGGCGCGGCACATGCATCTGTTCGGATCCCGCCTGATCGGTCCGCTGCGATTCTTGAACCCCGTGGCACTGGCCAAGGCCGCGGCCGTCAACATCAGGCACCGCGGGGCGACTCCACCGGCCGCGCACCATTCACACACAGAGTCATGA
- a CDS encoding phospholipase D-like domain-containing protein: MLLPAVPAAAAGTPHLDSVEQELRRVSPGLEGRVWERTAGNALDASTPGGGDWLLQTPGCWGDSACTERPGTERLLSKISENVAQAKQTVDISTLAPFPNGAFQDALVSGLKASSARGNKIKVRVLVGAAPIYHLGVVPSKYRDELVARLGDDARNIDLNVASMTTSKTAFSWNHSKILLVDGQSVVTGGINSWKDDYLETGHPVADVDLALKGPGAASAGRYLDELWSWTCQNKSNIASVWFASSNGAACMPSMPKAAVAPAPQGDVPVIAVGGLGVGILRNDPVSAFRPQLPTAPDTKCVVGLHDNTNADRDYDTVNPEESALRTLISTAGRHIEISQQDVNATCPPLPRYDIRVYDALAAKLAAGVKVRIVVSDPANRGAVGSGGYSQIKSLAEVSDTLRDRLALLTGDRGTARTTMCANLQLATFRSSSAPTWADGHPYAQHHKVVAVDDSTFYLGSKNLYPAWLQDFGYVVESPGAARQLTTQLLNPQWQYSRRTATVDYEQGICPTA, from the coding sequence GTGCTGCTGCCTGCCGTCCCAGCCGCTGCTGCCGGAACTCCGCACCTCGACTCCGTCGAGCAGGAACTCCGCCGGGTCTCGCCCGGCCTCGAGGGCCGCGTCTGGGAACGCACCGCCGGCAACGCCCTGGACGCCTCCACGCCCGGCGGCGGCGACTGGCTGCTCCAGACCCCCGGTTGCTGGGGCGACAGCGCGTGCACCGAGCGGCCCGGTACGGAACGCCTGCTGTCGAAGATCTCCGAGAACGTCGCCCAGGCGAAGCAGACCGTCGACATATCCACTCTGGCACCGTTCCCGAACGGCGCGTTCCAGGACGCTCTCGTCTCCGGACTGAAGGCGTCGTCGGCCCGGGGCAACAAGATCAAGGTGCGTGTCCTCGTGGGCGCCGCGCCCATCTACCACCTGGGCGTGGTGCCGTCGAAGTACCGGGACGAACTCGTCGCGAGGCTCGGTGACGACGCCCGGAACATCGACCTCAACGTCGCTTCGATGACGACCTCGAAGACCGCGTTCTCCTGGAACCACTCCAAGATCCTCCTGGTCGACGGCCAGTCGGTGGTCACGGGCGGGATCAACAGCTGGAAGGACGACTACCTGGAAACCGGACACCCGGTGGCCGACGTCGACCTGGCGCTCAAGGGACCGGGCGCCGCCTCGGCGGGCCGCTACCTCGACGAGTTGTGGTCCTGGACCTGCCAGAACAAGAGCAACATCGCCAGCGTCTGGTTCGCCTCCTCCAACGGCGCCGCCTGCATGCCGTCGATGCCGAAGGCCGCCGTGGCCCCGGCTCCCCAGGGCGACGTGCCCGTCATCGCCGTGGGCGGGCTCGGAGTGGGCATCCTGCGCAACGACCCCGTCTCGGCCTTCCGGCCCCAGCTGCCCACGGCACCCGACACCAAGTGCGTCGTCGGGCTCCACGACAACACCAACGCCGACCGCGACTACGACACGGTCAACCCGGAGGAGAGCGCGCTGCGGACGCTGATCTCCACCGCCGGCCGGCACATCGAGATCTCCCAGCAGGACGTCAACGCGACCTGCCCGCCGCTGCCGCGCTACGACATCCGCGTGTACGACGCTCTCGCCGCCAAGCTGGCAGCCGGAGTGAAGGTCCGCATCGTGGTCAGCGATCCCGCCAACCGGGGCGCCGTCGGCAGCGGGGGCTACTCCCAGATCAAGTCCCTCGCCGAGGTCAGCGACACCCTCCGCGACCGTCTGGCCCTGCTCACCGGCGACCGGGGCACGGCGCGCACGACGATGTGCGCGAACCTCCAGCTGGCCACCTTCCGCAGCTCGTCCGCGCCGACCTGGGCCGACGGCCACCCGTACGCCCAGCACCACAAGGTGGTCGCGGTGGACGACTCGACGTTCTACCTCGGCTCGAAGAACCTCTACCCCGCCTGGCTCCAGGACTTCGGTTACGTGGTCGAGAGCCCCGGCGCCGCCCGGCAGCTCACGACCCAGCTGCTGAACCCGCAGTGGCAGTACTCCCGCCGGACCGCCACCGTCGACTACGAGCAGGGCATCTGCCCCACCGCCTGA
- a CDS encoding GDSL-type esterase/lipase family protein — MSESRPHNLFSFGTLMDERVQTALFGQAVPSSSASLAGHATRPLPITDQSVIAASGLDVHLALERKFGAVVEGAVLRLTDQDLAAADAYEVDDYVRRRVLLSSGESVWAYVDAKPLRSAARIVIVGDSIAYGRCDPQGGWAARLAATHIAGNEAEHRVFNLAIPGSTLIDVSEQTPALLAPRRPDTVLVAAGINDSALPLAVPPSHRDGLAHIADSLDSLAATALSHNARLVVAGPTWVDEERTRDYEGLRFTEERALALRTSIRTWCDENHVDHLDMWEPLREHTELLVDGLHPTPEGHRALHRHLNALGR; from the coding sequence GTGTCCGAGTCACGCCCCCACAACCTGTTCTCCTTCGGCACGCTGATGGACGAGCGGGTCCAGACCGCTCTCTTCGGTCAAGCCGTGCCCAGTTCTTCGGCGTCGCTGGCCGGCCATGCGACCAGACCCCTGCCGATCACCGACCAGTCCGTGATCGCCGCCAGCGGCCTTGACGTGCATCTGGCCTTGGAGCGCAAGTTCGGCGCCGTGGTCGAGGGCGCCGTCCTGCGCCTCACCGACCAGGACCTCGCCGCTGCCGATGCCTACGAAGTCGACGACTACGTCCGCCGACGGGTGCTCCTTTCCTCCGGGGAGAGCGTCTGGGCCTACGTGGATGCGAAGCCGCTGCGCTCGGCAGCGCGCATCGTGATCGTGGGCGACAGCATCGCCTACGGACGCTGTGATCCGCAGGGAGGGTGGGCTGCCCGTCTGGCGGCTACCCACATCGCGGGTAACGAGGCTGAACACCGGGTCTTCAACCTGGCCATCCCCGGCAGCACCCTGATCGATGTCAGCGAGCAGACACCCGCGCTGCTGGCTCCTCGCCGACCCGACACCGTCCTTGTGGCCGCTGGTATCAACGACTCGGCCCTGCCGCTGGCCGTCCCGCCGAGTCATCGCGACGGGCTGGCGCACATCGCGGACAGCCTCGACTCGCTGGCTGCCACGGCCCTGAGTCACAACGCGCGACTCGTCGTCGCGGGGCCGACATGGGTCGATGAGGAACGCACCCGCGACTACGAGGGCCTGCGATTCACCGAGGAGCGAGCGCTGGCCCTGCGCACGTCCATACGGACCTGGTGCGACGAGAACCACGTCGACCACCTCGACATGTGGGAGCCGCTGCGTGAGCACACCGAACTGCTCGTCGACGGCCTGCATCCCACCCCCGAAGGACACCGGGCGCTCCATCGGCACCTCAACGCCCTTGGTCGCTGA